AAAGTTACGCGACTGTGGGTGAAATTTCCGATGTGCTGCGAGTGGTATTTGGAGAGTACCGGGAGTCGGTAACGGTTTGACTTTCGTATATCTAACGAGTGAGCCGATGGCACGCCGTGCAGATTTCGAATACGGTTGAGTGCTATCGTTTGAGTGGGACACCTACAAGACAGAGAAGGATTCAAAGATGGCTGAGACATCGAGTGAGCTACGCAAGACCGCGCTGAATGCGTCACATCGCGCCGCCAAGGCCAAGATGGTCGACTTTGGCGGATGGGACATGCCGGTGGAGTATTCGGGCCTGATCGCCGAGCATATGGCAGTTCGGACTGCTGTAGGGCTGTTCGATGTCTCTCACATGGGTGATATTCAGTTGCGCGGGCCGGGATCGCTGGCCGCTGTACAGCAGCTTTGCATGAACGATGCCTCGAAGCTGGCGGATGGGCAGGCACAGTACTCGGCGATGCTGTATCCAAATGGAACGTTCGTCGATGATGTGGTCGTGCATAAACTCTCGGGCAATGATTATCTGATCGTGATCAATGCCGGAACGCGCGAGAAGGATGTTCAATGGGTTCGACAGACAATTGGACGTATGCCCGGCGTTCACATCAATGACTTCAGCGACTACTACACGCAGCTTGCGATACAGGGGCCGCGCGCGGCAGAGACTCTGCAAAAGCTGACCTCGACCGACCTGAGCACGATTAAAAATTACTGGTTTACGTGGGGACAGGTCTGCGGGCTGCATAACGTGATGATTGCGCGGACCGGCTACACCGGCGAGGACGGATTCGAGATCTATGTTCCATCAGACGCGCCGACCAGCGAGCGGGTCTGGAATGAGGTGCTTGCGGCTGGAGCTGAGTTCGGCATTCTGCCTTGCGGTCTGGGGGCTCGGAATACGCTGCGACTGGAGTCGGCCATGGCACTGTATGGGCATGAGATCTCAGACACGATCAATGTGTTGGAAGCGGGATTGGGGCGCTATGCAAAGCTGGACAAGCCGGAGTTCGTCGGCCGCGAAGCTCTGCTGGAGGTTCAGGCTGGCGGTGGACCCAAGCGCAAGCTAGTTGGGCTGGAAATGATTGAGCGTGGTATTGGACGGGACGGCTATCCGATATTTTCTTTGGATGGCGTTAAAATTGGCGAAATTACCAGCGGATCACCTGCGCCATTTCTAAAGAAAAATATTGCGCTGGCTTATGTGCCTGTGGAATTTACAGCCGTCGACACGGAGGTCGCGGTTGAGATTCGCGGCCAGAAGGTAAAGGCAAAGGTAGTATCTACACCTTTTTACAAACGGCCCAGAAAATAATCACAACCTGATTGTAAAAATAGATTTCAAGGAGCCTTATCTTGCAATTTCTCGTTTTGACCCGACGTAAGACGGAGCTATTTCCTGCTGAGGCTTGGACTGCGGAACTTCTGGCGAGTGAGTCCCAGCGCGTGCGTGAGCTCTATGCTGCCGGAATAGTTCGCAATATCTGGCGACGAAAGGATATGCCAGGCGCTGCGATTCTGTTTGAGGCAGCAAGCCAGGACGAAGTACAAGCCGCCGTTGCCAGCCTGCCCCTGGCCATGCAGGGCATGCTGGAGATGGCCGCTCTGACCGAACTGGAGCCTTATCCGGGATTTGGGCCTCGTTGAAAACAGGTTTTGCGGCACATTTTTTTCAACCCCGTACCCTCTACAATGGAAAGGGAGAAAACCCAAGACATGTCCTATCCTGCAAATTACAAGTACACCAAGGAACATGAGTGGATTGAAGTTGACGGCGCAAAGGGCACCGTCGGCATAACCGATTATGCGCAAAGCTCACTGGGCGATATCGTCTTCGTCGATCTGCCCAAAGTAGGCGACACGGTTGAGGCGGGCAAGATCTTTGGCTCGGTGGAATCGGTAAAGGCAGTTTCAGACCTGTATGCTCCGGCGTCGGGCACCGTGACTGCGGTGAACGAAGAGCTGGCAAACGCTCCTGAGAAGATTAACGCCGACGCGAACAAAACCTGGATGTTGCGGCTGGATCTGACGGATGGAGCGTCGGCAGATGGCCTTCTGTCGGCTACTGACTATGAGAAGTTCATCAGCGAAGAGACCGGACACTAACGATGCGCTATCTGCCGAAGTCCCCTGCGGACCGCGAGGAGATGCTGGCCGAGATCGGCGCTGCGTCCATCGACGATCTGTTCTCAAGCATCCCTGCGGAGTATCA
This region of Edaphobacter dinghuensis genomic DNA includes:
- the gcvT gene encoding glycine cleavage system aminomethyltransferase GcvT → MAETSSELRKTALNASHRAAKAKMVDFGGWDMPVEYSGLIAEHMAVRTAVGLFDVSHMGDIQLRGPGSLAAVQQLCMNDASKLADGQAQYSAMLYPNGTFVDDVVVHKLSGNDYLIVINAGTREKDVQWVRQTIGRMPGVHINDFSDYYTQLAIQGPRAAETLQKLTSTDLSTIKNYWFTWGQVCGLHNVMIARTGYTGEDGFEIYVPSDAPTSERVWNEVLAAGAEFGILPCGLGARNTLRLESAMALYGHEISDTINVLEAGLGRYAKLDKPEFVGREALLEVQAGGGPKRKLVGLEMIERGIGRDGYPIFSLDGVKIGEITSGSPAPFLKKNIALAYVPVEFTAVDTEVAVEIRGQKVKAKVVSTPFYKRPRK
- a CDS encoding muconolactone Delta-isomerase family protein, producing MQFLVLTRRKTELFPAEAWTAELLASESQRVRELYAAGIVRNIWRRKDMPGAAILFEAASQDEVQAAVASLPLAMQGMLEMAALTELEPYPGFGPR
- the gcvH gene encoding glycine cleavage system protein GcvH is translated as MSYPANYKYTKEHEWIEVDGAKGTVGITDYAQSSLGDIVFVDLPKVGDTVEAGKIFGSVESVKAVSDLYAPASGTVTAVNEELANAPEKINADANKTWMLRLDLTDGASADGLLSATDYEKFISEETGH